Genomic window (Magnolia sinica isolate HGM2019 chromosome 6, MsV1, whole genome shotgun sequence):
aaaacaaaaaaacaaaaaaaaaaaaaaaaacaaatatcagcttgattcaaaacatttgtggtccattaatggttaatcactacTGTTACCTATGGTATGTtctacctaataattggatctgcttaatttttaggatgatacactaaaatgatctggaaaaacggatggacagtgtggacactGAATAAATACCTCAAATTGGTCCCCACATTGAAGGTCGCACCATCTTGAGTgagtccagggtctcacctaatccgttcccaatttttttatattaaaaacacATCTTACCTAAAAGCAACCGACATCAAATAgtgtttttaaaattatttttaaaaaaaaaaaaaaaaaactaaaactgtACGCAACCGGCAACTTTATTAAAATCAACCGAAGAAATTTCTAGGAAGAAACAGCTAATCCGACAGTCCATCCCATGGGAAAATCCTTGATACTTTGATAGAGTATCATGTATGATCAGACACAGAAATTTAGAAAGAGCTTACATGATATTCAAGTTGAatttaactgtccaaattatgggtcatCCGACCATAGGATTGGTAGGCCGACCAATAAAActtaaaaatatccaatggcccAATTTCAACAAGCAAGTGTGCAAGAATTAAATATTAGGATTAttcaatcaatctaatttttggaTTATCACAATTTCTCACTGACTGCATATCAAGCACGCACGAAACTTTCACAAGTATCAGACAACTCTCCTTGTAGCTGGATGCATAGATAACAAGATAACCATGCCACACATTAGTcttaatccacatcatccatgtGATTAAAGTCATAATCGACATAATCCCAATCATCAATTGAGTCAACCCATCTTTACTTTAAGTGGATCTTATGGCTAATGGACCTACCACTCTAATACCGAAGTTGGCTTATTAATGGAGCCTACAAATCATTCTAAATCATCATTTGAGTGGACCTGACATTTGGCCCAACACTCATCTTCagttgaactcggctcaaatcgAGTTTATTTCATACTATGAGGGTTGCCCTGTCATGCCCTAGActcagaaaccggactcacaaaattttcaatcatcgaatccggtgccgacagcctccgtagtattccattctcggctcccagcgcccatacaccaaattccgatcttgggatcctataaggagaatttccagcatgaatttatttttataagaagcataatcataagcataacctacaaacaataaTAAGaagcatcaccacatatccactataatcaaaatctttaGAGTACaattgcataaagggaaatataccatAGAGATATAAAAAACCcagccgcacgctcctgcctcagcttaACTGCATCCTAGCGTCACGTTAATGATCGGCAAAGTGAATGGTTATCAAGTACATGATTGGCCGCCTTTAtcatggggaccaccttgattttatcatggtgcggtccacttgagccttccatcAACCTCCTTTTTTATTCATGTCTTTCCCTTTCAAaatcaatggatggcgtggataaaaattatacatcacggtggaccccacagagtacctgactgggccgtccgtctctagctagctAGGTCCTGGAGGGGCTAGTACCTAATCAGTGCCCAGAGCATCCCGGGGACCACCTTGattttattctatatccatgccgtccatccatttgttttttaacatcattttaaagcatgatcctaATTATGAAATAGATCAAGatcacaggtggaccataccattagaaacagtggtgactgatcattaaaaacctctggtaggccacaaaagttttggatcatgctgacattttttttattttatttttgtcttcaTACAAGATTGTGTGAgcagatcaacagtttggatggaaaatatacattatctaaacattatggtgggcctgagGAAAGTTTTATTGGTGGGGCATTTGATCACAACAAATTCTTATAGTGATGGCTCACCcgagagttggatctgcttcatttttggattcatgcactaaaatgatccttaaaaaaatggatggatgcataGATATattataggatacatacatcaaagtgggcccctggGAAGAGCTACTTAGTTTTGGCTGATGCTGGGGCGTACTTGATCCGTTCATAGTAGGAAAGGAAATCTTATTTCCCAAGGGCGTAGGCGAAAAAATAAAAGCACAATTTTGAGAGAACATGGGAAATTGTATTTCTCTTATGATTTTAGTATTTACAAACAACAGAAAATGGTTTCCTGAGAAACCCTATTTCCTTCCCCATGATTTCACTGAATCCAAACaacaagattaaaaaaaataataataaataaaaatccattaGTCCAACTAATATCTCATTGTCCACCTTCAACCCCATAAACAGCCACATCCACCTTCAACCCTATAAACAATCACTGCCTGCAGCCCTACTGTTAATATGGTTTTGCCGAAAATTGCATTGATCTGATGATCCTAATTGTCTGATGAATAGGGgtttgctatttattttttttatttttatttttttaacgcaCACACCCTCACAGCCACACACACCATAATGGGTACCCAAACCATgatcttagtgttgaaactcttgtgagtgcACCCACTAAGCCATGTATTTCAACGGGCGGGCTCGGGcttgaaaaatctaaattttaaaataggtcagcccgaaacagttcaaaatctaggccCAGACCTACCCTGCCCACTGACAGCCTTAAAGGACCCAATCAGTTATTTGACCTTGATCATCAGCTTTATCTCTAATCCTCTGTTTATTTCTAGATAAGTCCCATAATCCAGATTCTGCTTTTTGCAAtgtaattggaccacatcatcaaaCACTACATTTAATAAAGCAGTGTCAGCGCCACAATGCAATAAAGCAGGATTTTACTGCTTGCCACaggcagaggatccggactcctaGTCCCACACCCCAATAGTCAGATAAATAGGATCAACCGTTCAATCTAGTTTCTAGGCTAAGTCCCACTCCAAGGATGGGCCAACAAATCATACGGCTTGGTTGCTTGGACCGTGAGAAAGCTGGCCACGCAGAAAGTAGGCTTACAAATCCTAGGCACTAATGTCCCATGAGCCATTCATCTCACCGGTCTTCGCCCGCTTGGATCTCGTCAAAGTTTCCTCAGAACTTCTCTCATAAATCTTACATAGAAAAAATTCAGTAGCCTGCAAATACGTAAACTTGATTTAGTaaataaactgaaaaaaaaaaaaaatttgccccCCCCCTCCTTCTCATTACACTAGATTCAGTGTCTGTTTGGTAAATCGGGTGAAATCATCCACGTTTTCATCCCAAGATTCCCAAATTCCAAGTGAATTGCAGAGGTTTACAGTCGTAAAATTTCACTACAAGGAAGAGGTGGATGAGAGATGGTCATAAAAGCCAATAGCAGAGACTAACATCATGCAAAGAAAGGGTTCCTCAGTGATATCCATTAAGCTATATTTGAAGATTATGAAAAGCAAACACAATATCAACTTAAGAGAGTAAAAACCAACAAAGGTTGAATTAAATATTTCAGTATTTTCTTACCTTGGTACATTTACCACCCTCAACCAATCTTTTTAGATCCATTGATGAACTTTGAGAAGCAAGCCTATACTCCTCCATCATCCAATTTGTTTCTCTTCTATTTTTCCCAATCCTAAAATTAAATGTATGCTTATACCCGATGACTAGATCTTTGTGTTTTATTGCTTCCACTTCTCCAGTTGACTTCCAACAACCATAACCATTTTCCACAGAGCGATCTATACTTGATtccttcaattttggtttcacaTAGTAGAACAACTCGTCTTCCTTCCCAATCCAGGAATCACCTAGAAATCAAGAACAATTCAGtctaattaaaatatatatatatatatatagagagagagagagagagagattcactaGCAAGCAAATATATCAAGggaagataaaagataaaagaaagaaaagaagagatctAACTTGGCTTTAAAAAGGATAAAGAATAAATGATAAATAACTATAAATCATTTTCAATTTTATCACACTACATATAATCCACGAGATTAGTCGAAGGAAATAACACAAGTGAATTGAGAAaatatgcacaagtgaattgaagtTGGAATAAAGTAGCTCTCAAAATGCAGTTACGAAACTTTCAAGTGTACGTAATGTGAATGTAATCTATTTGCAATTTGGAGCTTAACCAGCTCAATGTGAAAATTACAATTTGGTGATGATCACTGCTTCATCAGAAGATCAAATATTGCAAACCAATATGATAGAAACCAGGTTGAGAAAGCAAAGacacaaatagaaagaaaaaaaaaaaaaagacgccaAAAGAAGAAAACGCTGGAACAAATCCTACGACCGAACCAGCTCTCACTCACGTGGAAGTAGTTCTGGGCGGCGATTATAGATATCATATTCATCAATCACATCGGATGGATTATCAACGCCACGATTCTTTTTCTCGAGGTTTAAAAGAATTACGATTTCCCCCCCTTCTGAAAAGATGACCCTCCTCACGTTTTCATCATTATCCCCAATGTTCCGCGGTAATTTCGGCATGGAGAATGTGAGATCGCGGATATTCACTTACGCCTTTGGTTAGGGAAATCTCTATCTATGCTAGAGATGGAATtaatagagagagtgagaggggaTGAGAAACCCAAACTCAATATTCAAGGAAAAGAAAACTTCAACCAAAACTCCAAAtgggaaatctctctctctctctctctctctctctctctctatggtaGAGATGGAATTAATAGAGggagtgagaaatgaagagaaaccCAAACACAATATTCAAGGGAAAGGAAACTTCAACCAAAACTCCGAATGAGAAATCTCTCTCTGTACTAGAGACGGAATtgatagagagagtgagaggcgAAGAGAAATCCAAACGCATTCAAAGGAACAGTAAACTTTAGCCAAAACTCCTAATGGGAggaaatatctctctctctctgctacaGATGGAATTAATAGGGAGTGGGAAGTAAAGAGAAACCCAAACCCAGCGTTGAAGGAAAAGGAAACTTCAACGAAAACTCCTGGCACAGCACACAGCTAATGATCACAACCGTCCAACCTAATGACACGTCCGGATCTCGGACAGGTTGTGATTATTGGCTGAATTCAGAAGCACCAACGGCCGTTACAACATGCATGCGTGGCCCCTCCCATATTGGCCACGGCACGGATGCACGGCACGGATCTCACACAAGTGCCGATGTACACTTCTTTGGTCTGTCCTCCCACGGGCTATTGCGTTGTTCTTGTTGGTGACACATGTCAATCGCACCTCCCATCCAAACTCTCCAGATGGTCCATGGGACCTATCGTAGactttatataccatccaaccattgattcCAGTGGACGCTCCAGAAATCAGCCTCGTTTAGGTCTCACTGCATGAAATATGAAGTCTTTggcattatttttctttttcccctggtgtggtccacttgagatattgaTATGAATTAATTTTGATATGTACGGTGAAAATAATGGTACTAACCTGATGAagagagtggatttcacacaaacaaccTAGCGCACCCCACAGAGCTGTGGTTATGTAGTTGCTTCCTACAGCAGCTGTTGTAAAGGACTCCGGTACACAACAACCGGGGTTATCCGGTTTCCTTTTTCCTCGAGGTTAGCTAGTTCCACACGTATGGAGCCCTACACATCCACAggcatgcaagcacacgtgccaatGCATAAACGCCTGTGATACCTAAGAGTAATGCCCAGATCTTCTTCActcctatggtgggccacaatgtataaATTGTTCTGTTGAAATAATTTTTATAGCCGTCCATTTCACCCGGGTCTGAAatacccagattttaggccaaaAGATTGGAAAGGCGCAAACCGCCTGATCGAATTTTTAGATCTTGGccgtgtttttccttcatccagatccgtttgaccttatgaacagattggatgataaataaacattatggtgagtcctagcATGGTTTCAACCGGCGGAATCAATGTCTCTACTTCTTTCTTTggcgtggtacacttgagatttgaatctgcgtcatttttgggctgattccCTAGAATGATCTgggaaaattagatggacagtgCGGATGTAATACATATGTCAAGGTAGGCTCACATAAGTTTGCCACGCCAACACTAGGTCGCTGTGTTCCGCCGTTGGCAATCGTAGCATGGGGACGGATGGGTGGCAGCGAAGTAGGAAATACGCATGCAACCAAAAAGATTTTTTTACCGTACACCTCACGTTTAAGCGAGCGACTTTATGAATGCTGTCCAAACTTACTATACTAAACTAAGCCCCTGGCAGACGCGCGCCTTTTCACCGGACCTAAATACCCCCGCCATTATTCGCGGGGTTAATCACAACCACCGATCCGACGGATTTTTTCTATACATATATTAGGTTCCGGTGCACCCAAGGAGCGCATGAGATCTAGGCTGAAAAGAAGATGAAACCTGCGGCTAA
Coding sequences:
- the LOC131249793 gene encoding NAC domain-containing protein JA2-like, coding for MPKLPRNIGDNDENVRRVIFSEGGEIVILLNLEKKNRGVDNPSDVIDEYDIYNRRPELLPRDSWIGKEDELFYYVKPKLKESSIDRSVENGYGCWKSTGEVEAIKHKDLVIGYKHTFNFRIGKNRRETNWMMEEYRLASQSSSMDLKRLVEGGKCTKATEFFLCKIYERSSEETLTRSKRAKTGEMNGSWDISA